The proteins below come from a single Candidatus Chlamydia sanziniae genomic window:
- a CDS encoding DUF648 domain-containing protein — translation MDSITLHPDISLSYAARAVALLDNYFYFGGEQTQVIAAGGSYVFCRKVAGRPVSLAEKVLKILSFLLFPLVLIALAFRALLHMTYKASFVYFNSDIPDCCCSFLATSSPTEVASLAEHVEGIFQQTLPKRYLTAIPNLTKSGNLESISFRVNWERVVRDSCFKKVLKSIILPYAYLMTYFPALCSCKKLSSEFASTQEKSALVREVISYLQMCYIHAGYPKTNLVLDFMEWKDCPQIKVPHNAFKELFFGMGKLLGKCILEFLFKEHLISGFRLTDTKVNILFE, via the coding sequence ATGGATTCTATTACTCTCCATCCAGATATAAGTCTTTCTTATGCAGCGCGTGCCGTCGCACTTCTGGATAACTACTTTTATTTTGGGGGAGAACAAACTCAGGTAATTGCTGCAGGCGGAAGTTATGTTTTTTGTAGAAAAGTCGCAGGACGTCCCGTATCTTTGGCTGAGAAAGTACTAAAAATTCTTAGTTTTTTATTATTTCCTCTTGTTTTGATAGCACTTGCTTTCCGAGCACTACTGCATATGACTTATAAAGCATCTTTTGTTTATTTCAATAGTGACATACCTGATTGTTGTTGTAGTTTTCTGGCTACAAGTTCTCCTACGGAAGTTGCTAGTTTAGCAGAACATGTGGAAGGAATCTTTCAACAAACGCTGCCTAAGCGTTATCTTACAGCAATACCTAATCTCACGAAGAGTGGTAATTTAGAGTCTATTAGTTTTAGAGTGAATTGGGAGCGTGTTGTTAGAGATTCTTGTTTTAAAAAGGTTCTAAAATCGATAATATTGCCATATGCTTATTTGATGACTTACTTCCCCGCCCTTTGTTCTTGTAAAAAACTCTCTAGTGAATTTGCTAGTACACAAGAAAAATCTGCTCTTGTTAGAGAGGTTATTAGCTATTTACAGATGTGTTATATACATGCAGGATATCCTAAAACAAATTTAGTTCTTGATTTTATGGAGTGGAAAGATTGTCCTCAGATAAAAGTGCCCCATAATGCTTTTAAAGAACTTTTCTTCGGTATGGGTAAGCTTTTAGGAAAATGTATTTTAGAGTTTCTTTTCAAAGAACATCTAATTTCAGGATTTCGATTGACTGATACAAAAGTAAATATTTTATTTGAGTGA
- the accB gene encoding acetyl-CoA carboxylase biotin carboxyl carrier protein: MDLKQIEKLMIAMGRNGMKRFVIKREGLELELERDTGGDRQEPLIYDSRLFGGFAQERPIPMDPKQDTAKDAFVEQTEVLQSANPGDFISSPLVGTFYGSPAPEAPSFVKPGDIVSEDTIVCIVEAMKVMNEVKAGMNGRIVEVLLTGGDPVQFGSKLFRIVKAE; this comes from the coding sequence ATGGACTTAAAGCAGATAGAGAAACTCATGATTGCTATGGGGCGGAATGGGATGAAGCGTTTTGTGATAAAACGCGAAGGTCTCGAACTTGAGTTAGAAAGAGATACAGGAGGAGATCGGCAGGAGCCTTTAATTTATGATAGTAGGCTTTTCGGAGGATTTGCTCAAGAACGCCCCATCCCTATGGATCCTAAACAAGATACGGCAAAGGACGCATTCGTAGAGCAAACTGAAGTATTACAATCTGCAAATCCTGGAGATTTTATTAGTTCCCCTTTAGTAGGAACTTTTTATGGTTCTCCAGCTCCGGAAGCCCCCTCTTTTGTAAAGCCTGGCGATATAGTGTCTGAAGACACGATTGTTTGTATTGTTGAGGCAATGAAAGTAATGAATGAAGTGAAAGCTGGAATGAATGGCCGTATTGTTGAAGTTCTGCTTACTGGTGGAGACCCTGTCCAATTTGGGTCGAAATTATTTCGTATAGTTAAGGCTGAATAA
- the accC gene encoding acetyl-CoA carboxylase biotin carboxylase subunit — protein MKKVLIANRGEIAVRIIRACHDLDLSTVAVYSLADQEALHVLLADEAVCIGEPQAAKSYLKISNILAACEITGADAVHPGYGFLSENANFASICDSCGLTFIGPSSESIATMGDKVVAKLLAKKIKCPVIPGSEGIIRDEGSGLKIAEKIGFPIVIKAVAGGGGRGIRIVKEKDEFYRAFSAARAEAEAGFNNPDVYIEKFIENPRHLEVQVIGDKHGNYVHLGERDCTVQRRRQKLIEETPSPILTPEMRAKVGKIAVDLAKSSGYFSVGTVEFLLDKEKRFYFMEMNTRIQVEHTITEEVTNIDLVKEQIRVAMGKKLPWKQKNITFSGHVIQCRINAEDPANNFAPSPGRLDYFLPPAGPAVRIDGACYSGYAIPPYYDSMIAKVITKGRNREEAIAIMKRALKEFHIGGIHSTIPFHQFMLDNPKFIHSDYDINYVDNLLTQGNSLF, from the coding sequence ATGAAAAAAGTCTTAATTGCGAATAGGGGAGAAATTGCTGTTAGGATTATCCGTGCTTGTCATGATTTAGACTTGTCCACGGTAGCGGTGTATTCTTTAGCAGACCAAGAAGCTCTCCATGTTCTTCTTGCTGATGAGGCGGTTTGTATAGGAGAGCCTCAGGCGGCAAAATCTTATTTAAAAATATCTAACATTTTAGCTGCTTGTGAAATTACAGGAGCCGATGCTGTACATCCTGGATATGGCTTTTTAAGTGAAAATGCGAATTTTGCTTCTATATGCGACAGTTGTGGCCTGACTTTTATTGGCCCCAGCTCAGAGTCTATAGCTACTATGGGAGATAAAGTTGTCGCAAAGCTTCTTGCTAAGAAAATTAAGTGTCCTGTGATTCCTGGTTCTGAGGGTATTATCCGTGATGAGGGTTCTGGACTGAAAATAGCAGAGAAAATTGGTTTCCCTATAGTTATTAAAGCCGTTGCTGGTGGCGGAGGCCGTGGTATTCGTATTGTTAAGGAAAAAGATGAATTTTATCGTGCGTTTTCTGCGGCTCGTGCTGAAGCGGAGGCGGGATTTAATAATCCAGATGTTTATATTGAGAAATTTATAGAAAATCCTCGCCATCTAGAAGTCCAGGTGATTGGGGATAAACATGGGAACTATGTTCATTTAGGAGAAAGGGATTGCACGGTACAACGCCGCCGTCAAAAGCTTATTGAAGAAACTCCAAGTCCAATTTTGACACCGGAAATGCGTGCTAAAGTGGGTAAAATTGCTGTAGATCTTGCCAAAAGTTCTGGTTATTTTTCTGTAGGAACTGTTGAATTTCTTCTGGATAAAGAAAAAAGATTTTATTTTATGGAAATGAATACGCGTATTCAAGTTGAACATACGATTACTGAAGAGGTAACAAACATAGATCTTGTTAAAGAGCAAATTCGTGTTGCTATGGGAAAAAAATTGCCATGGAAACAGAAGAATATTACTTTTTCAGGGCATGTCATACAATGTCGTATTAATGCTGAAGATCCAGCAAATAACTTTGCTCCTTCTCCTGGCCGTCTAGACTATTTCCTTCCTCCTGCAGGTCCTGCCGTTCGTATAGATGGGGCTTGCTATAGTGGTTATGCAATTCCTCCTTATTATGATTCTATGATTGCTAAAGTTATTACAAAAGGAAGAAACCGCGAAGAAGCTATTGCTATTATGAAACGTGCTTTAAAAGAGTTCCATATTGGCGGAATACACTCTACGATTCCTTTTCACCAGTTTATGTTAGATAATCCTAAATTTATTCATTCTGATTATGATATTAATTATGTAGACAACCTTCTAACTCAAGGCAACTCTCTGTTCTGA
- a CDS encoding DUF648 domain-containing protein — translation MFIVSTICFSNSFLNSLFLRGEKGYLEKLTALVDTYFDFTGRHIIVIKESSVQGGVFCITGSRTVTLQEKLLKAVSYLLLVPVIILLIFKCLLHLLVYLKYRSFYQVNENDFREIMMFRNEEYNLPALPFKVYTRLEQRHQELRSGISRDELEKRGFYFFGMLDSIPYDNIFTSDLIITFGLLEFPGYIFQSLPSTFHLSEWMSKERGGHAYVEAIRILEGSNIMNHRSILRCRYDYMFSNGKRGESVYDLVIQQQFHW, via the coding sequence ATGTTTATCGTCTCAACTATATGTTTTTCTAATAGTTTTCTTAATTCTCTTTTTCTACGAGGAGAAAAAGGATATTTAGAGAAACTCACAGCTCTAGTAGATACTTATTTTGATTTTACAGGGCGTCATATTATTGTAATCAAAGAGAGCTCCGTACAGGGGGGAGTATTTTGCATTACGGGATCCAGAACAGTTACGCTGCAAGAAAAACTTTTAAAAGCTGTTTCCTATCTTCTTCTTGTTCCCGTGATTATTCTTTTGATTTTCAAATGTCTTCTGCACCTTTTAGTATATTTAAAATATCGGTCATTCTATCAAGTAAATGAAAATGATTTTCGAGAGATCATGATGTTCAGGAATGAAGAATATAACCTACCCGCTCTTCCTTTCAAAGTTTATACTCGGCTTGAGCAGCGCCATCAAGAATTACGTTCAGGAATAAGCAGGGATGAACTTGAAAAGCGAGGATTCTACTTTTTCGGGATGTTAGACTCAATTCCTTACGATAATATTTTCACAAGCGATCTTATTATTACTTTTGGTTTGCTGGAATTCCCAGGATATATCTTTCAATCTTTACCTTCTACTTTCCATTTGTCTGAGTGGATGTCAAAAGAGAGGGGAGGCCATGCCTATGTAGAGGCGATTCGTATTTTAGAAGGCTCAAATATAATGAATCATCGTTCAATTTTACGTTGTCGATATGATTATATGTTTAGTAATGGAAAGAGAGGGGAATCTGTTTATGATTTAGTCATACAACAACAGTTCCACTGGTAA